A part of Hippopotamus amphibius kiboko isolate mHipAmp2 chromosome 16, mHipAmp2.hap2, whole genome shotgun sequence genomic DNA contains:
- the LOC130839360 gene encoding protein S100-A10-like: MPTQMEHAMETMMFTFHRFAGDKGYLTKEDLRVLMEKEFPGFLGNQKDPLAVDKIMKDLDQCRDSKVGFQSFFSLIAGLTIACKDYSVAHMKQKGKK; this comes from the coding sequence ATGCCCACTCAAATGGAACACGCCATGGAAACCATGATGTTTACATTTCACAGGTTTGCTGGGGATAAAGGCTACTTAACAAAGGAGGACCTGAGAGTACTCATGGAAAAGGAATTCCCCGGGTTTTTGGGAAACCAAAAAGACCCTCTGGCTGTGGACAAAATAATGAAGGACCTGGACCAGTGCCGAGACAGCAAAGTGGGCTTCCAGAGCTTCTTTTCACTAATCGCGGGGCTCACCATCGCATGCAAGGACTATTCTGTAGCACACATgaagcagaagggaaagaagTAA